The proteins below are encoded in one region of Citrobacter enshiensis:
- the ftsL gene encoding cell division protein FtsL, whose protein sequence is MISRVTDALSKVKESIGSNERHALPGVIGDDLLRFGKLPLCLFICIILTAVTVVTTAHHTRLLTAQREQLVLERDALDIEWRNLILEENALGDHSRVERIATEKLQMQHVDPSQENIVVQK, encoded by the coding sequence ATGATCAGCAGAGTGACAGATGCCCTCAGCAAAGTTAAAGAATCAATAGGAAGCAACGAGCGCCATGCTTTGCCTGGCGTGATCGGTGATGATCTTTTGCGGTTCGGGAAGCTGCCACTCTGCCTGTTCATTTGCATCATTTTGACGGCGGTGACTGTCGTCACCACGGCGCATCACACGCGACTATTGACCGCGCAGCGTGAGCAATTGGTTCTGGAGCGGGATGCGTTGGATATCGAATGGCGCAACCTGATCCTTGAAGAGAATGCGCTCGGCGATCATAGCCGGGTGGAACGGATCGCAACGGAAAAACTGCAGATGCAGCATGTTGATCCCTCACAAGAAAATATCGTAGTGCAAAAATAA
- the ftsI gene encoding peptidoglycan glycosyltransferase FtsI, translating to MKAAAKTLKPKRQEEQANFISWRFALLCGCILLALCFLLGRVAWLQIIAPDMLVRQGDMRSLRVQEVSTSRGMITDRSGRPLAVSVPVKAIWADPKELHDAGGITLDNRWKALADALKMPLDQLAARVNANPRGRFIYLARQVNPDLGDYIKKLKLPGIHLREESRRYYPSGEVTAHLIGFTNVDSQGIEGVEKSFDKWLTGQPGERVVRKDRYGRVIEDISSTDSQAAHNLALSIDERLQALVYRELNNAVAFNKAESGSAVLVDVSTGEVLAMANSPSYNPNNLTGTQKDVMRNRTITDVFEPGSTVKPMVVMTALQRGVVRENTVLNTIPYRINGHEIKDVARYSELTLTGVLQKSSNVGVSKLALAMPSSALVDTYSRFGLGKATNLGLVGERSGLYPQKQRWSDIERATFSFGYGLMVTPLQLARVYATIGSYGVYRPLSITKVDPPVPGERIFPESTVRTVVHMMESVALPGGGGVKAAIKGYRIAIKTGTAKKVGPDGRYINKYIAYTAGVAPASQPRFALVVVINDPQAGKYYGGAVSAPVFGAIMGGVLRTMNIEPDALATGEKSEFVINQGEGTGGRS from the coding sequence ATGAAAGCAGCGGCAAAAACGCTCAAACCAAAACGTCAGGAAGAACAGGCCAACTTTATCAGTTGGCGTTTTGCGTTGCTGTGCGGCTGCATTTTACTGGCACTGTGTTTTCTGCTGGGGCGTGTGGCCTGGCTGCAAATCATCGCTCCGGATATGCTGGTGCGCCAGGGGGACATGCGTTCTCTGCGTGTGCAGGAAGTCTCGACATCACGCGGGATGATCACCGATCGCTCTGGTCGTCCGCTGGCCGTGAGCGTCCCGGTAAAAGCGATTTGGGCCGATCCGAAAGAACTGCATGATGCCGGCGGCATTACGCTGGATAATCGCTGGAAAGCGCTGGCTGATGCGCTGAAAATGCCGCTCGATCAGCTGGCGGCGCGGGTTAACGCGAATCCAAGAGGCCGCTTTATTTATCTGGCGCGTCAGGTAAACCCGGATCTTGGCGATTACATCAAAAAGCTGAAGCTTCCTGGTATTCATCTGCGTGAAGAATCCCGCCGTTACTATCCTTCCGGAGAAGTGACCGCTCACCTCATTGGTTTTACCAACGTCGACAGTCAGGGTATTGAAGGCGTTGAAAAGAGCTTTGATAAGTGGCTTACGGGTCAGCCGGGCGAACGTGTTGTGCGTAAAGATCGCTATGGTCGCGTCATTGAGGATATCTCTTCTACCGACAGCCAGGCGGCGCATAACCTGGCGTTGAGCATTGATGAACGCTTACAGGCGCTGGTGTATCGCGAACTGAATAACGCCGTCGCCTTTAACAAGGCGGAGTCGGGCAGCGCCGTGCTGGTGGATGTGAGCACTGGCGAAGTGCTGGCGATGGCGAACAGCCCGTCTTATAACCCGAACAACCTGACCGGTACGCAGAAAGATGTCATGCGTAACCGTACCATTACCGACGTGTTTGAGCCAGGTTCAACCGTCAAACCGATGGTGGTGATGACCGCGCTACAACGCGGCGTCGTGCGTGAAAATACTGTACTCAACACCATTCCCTACCGAATTAACGGTCACGAAATCAAAGACGTGGCGCGTTACAGCGAACTGACCCTGACCGGGGTTTTACAGAAGTCGAGTAACGTCGGTGTTTCTAAGCTGGCGTTAGCGATGCCGTCCTCAGCGTTAGTAGATACTTACTCACGTTTTGGGCTGGGAAAAGCGACCAATTTGGGGTTGGTCGGAGAACGCAGTGGCTTATATCCTCAAAAACAACGGTGGTCTGACATAGAGAGGGCCACCTTCTCTTTCGGCTATGGGCTAATGGTAACGCCGTTACAGTTAGCGCGAGTCTATGCAACGATTGGCAGCTACGGCGTCTATCGCCCGCTGTCAATTACCAAAGTTGACCCGCCCGTTCCGGGCGAGCGTATCTTCCCGGAATCTACCGTTCGTACCGTCGTGCATATGATGGAAAGCGTGGCGTTACCGGGCGGCGGCGGCGTGAAGGCCGCGATCAAAGGTTATCGCATCGCCATTAAAACCGGTACGGCAAAAAAAGTCGGGCCGGACGGGCGCTATATCAATAAATACATTGCGTATACCGCAGGCGTTGCGCCTGCGAGTCAGCCGCGCTTTGCGCTGGTTGTTGTTATCAACGATCCGCAGGCGGGTAAATACTACGGCGGCGCCGTTTCCGCGCCGGTCTTTGGTGCCATCATGGGCGGCGTACTGCGCACCATGAACATCGAACCGGACGCATTGGCAACGGGCGAGAAAAGTGAATTCGTAATTAATCAAGGCGAGGGAACAGGTGGCAGATCGTAA
- the murD gene encoding UDP-N-acetylmuramoyl-L-alanine--D-glutamate ligase → MADYQGKNVVIIGLGLTGLSCVDFFLARGVTPRVMDTRATPPGLEKLPEAVEHHVGSLNDEWLLAADLVVASPGIALAHPSLRAAADAGIEIVGDIELFCREAQAPIVAITGSNGKSTVTTLVGEMAKAAGVNVGVGGNIGLPALMLLDDDRELYVLELSSFQLETTSSLQAVAATILNVTEDHMDRYPFGLQQYRAAKLRVYENAKVCVVNADDALTMPVRGADERCVSFGVNMGDYHLNRQQGETWLRVKGEKILNVKEMKLSGQHNYTNALAALALADAAGLPRASSLKALTTFTGLAHRFQLALEHNGVRWINDSKATNVGSTEAALKGLHVDGTLHLLLGGDGKSADFSSLGRYLNGDRVRLYCFGRDGAQLAALRPEVGEQTETMEEAMRLIAPRVKPGDMVLLSPACASLDQFKNFEQRGDEFTRLAKELG, encoded by the coding sequence ATGGCTGATTACCAGGGTAAAAACGTCGTCATCATTGGTCTGGGTCTAACCGGACTTTCTTGCGTGGACTTTTTCCTGGCGCGTGGCGTGACGCCGCGCGTGATGGATACCCGCGCAACGCCGCCGGGACTGGAAAAATTGCCTGAAGCGGTTGAACATCACGTTGGCAGCCTGAACGACGAGTGGCTGTTAGCCGCCGATCTGGTGGTTGCCAGCCCTGGTATTGCCCTTGCGCACCCCTCATTACGTGCCGCCGCCGATGCGGGCATTGAAATTGTGGGTGACATTGAGCTGTTCTGTCGCGAAGCGCAGGCTCCCATTGTCGCTATCACCGGGTCGAACGGTAAAAGTACGGTAACGACGCTGGTCGGCGAAATGGCGAAAGCGGCGGGCGTTAACGTCGGCGTGGGCGGCAATATCGGCCTTCCGGCTCTGATGCTGCTGGATGACGATCGTGAACTCTATGTGCTTGAACTGTCCAGTTTCCAACTGGAAACCACGTCCAGCCTGCAGGCCGTTGCCGCAACAATTTTGAACGTCACGGAAGATCATATGGACCGATATCCATTTGGTCTTCAACAGTATCGCGCGGCGAAACTGCGCGTGTACGAGAATGCGAAAGTGTGCGTGGTCAATGCAGATGATGCGCTAACCATGCCGGTACGCGGCGCGGATGAGCGCTGCGTGAGTTTTGGCGTCAATATGGGTGACTATCACCTTAACCGTCAGCAGGGCGAAACCTGGCTGCGGGTCAAAGGCGAAAAAATACTGAACGTGAAGGAGATGAAGCTTTCCGGTCAGCATAACTACACCAACGCGTTGGCGGCGCTGGCGCTGGCGGACGCAGCAGGATTACCGCGTGCCAGCAGCCTGAAAGCGTTGACGACGTTTACCGGTCTTGCTCATCGCTTCCAACTGGCGCTGGAGCATAACGGCGTTCGCTGGATCAACGATTCTAAAGCGACCAATGTAGGCAGTACCGAAGCGGCGTTGAAGGGGCTACATGTCGATGGCACGCTGCATCTGCTGCTCGGTGGAGATGGTAAATCAGCGGATTTCTCTTCGCTGGGGCGTTATTTGAACGGCGATCGTGTTCGTCTGTACTGCTTTGGCCGCGACGGTGCGCAGCTGGCGGCACTGCGTCCGGAAGTGGGTGAACAGACGGAAACGATGGAAGAGGCGATGCGTTTGATTGCTCCGCGCGTGAAGCCGGGTGATATGGTGCTCTTGTCGCCAGCCTGCGCCAGCCTCGATCAGTTCAAGAATTTTGAGCAGCGGGGTGATGAATTTACCCGCCTGGCGAAGGAGTTGGGTTGA
- the mraY gene encoding phospho-N-acetylmuramoyl-pentapeptide-transferase, with the protein MLVWLAEHLVKYYSGFNVFSYLTFRAIVSLLTALFISLWMGPRMIARLQKLSFGQVVRNDGPESHFSKRGTPTMGGIMILTAIVVSVLLWAYPSNPYVWCVLVVLVGYGIIGFVDDYRKVVRKDTKGLIARWKYFWMSVIALGVAFALYLAGKDTPATQLVVPFFKDVMPQLGLFYVLLAYFVIVGTGNAVNLTDGLDGLAIMPTVFVAAGFALVAWASGNMNFASYLHIPYLRHAGELVIVCTAIVGAGLGFLWFNTYPAQVFMGDVGSLALGGALGIIAVLLRQEFLLVIMGGVFVVETLSVILQVGSFKLRGQRIFRMAPIHHHYELKGWPEPRVIVRFWIISLMLVLIGLATLKVR; encoded by the coding sequence ATGTTAGTTTGGCTGGCCGAACATTTGGTCAAATATTATTCCGGCTTTAACGTCTTTTCGTATCTGACGTTTCGTGCCATCGTCAGCCTGCTGACCGCGCTGTTCATCTCTTTGTGGATGGGCCCGCGCATGATTGCCCGTTTACAAAAATTGTCGTTTGGCCAGGTTGTGCGTAACGACGGTCCGGAGTCGCACTTCAGCAAGCGCGGTACGCCGACCATGGGCGGCATTATGATCCTGACAGCGATTGTCGTTTCTGTGCTGCTGTGGGCTTACCCGTCTAACCCGTATGTCTGGTGTGTATTGGTCGTGCTGGTTGGCTACGGCATTATTGGGTTCGTCGATGACTATCGCAAAGTGGTCCGCAAAGACACGAAAGGCCTGATTGCGCGCTGGAAGTATTTCTGGATGTCCGTCATTGCATTAGGCGTGGCGTTTGCCCTCTATCTGGCGGGCAAAGATACGCCAGCCACTCAACTGGTGGTGCCGTTCTTTAAAGACGTGATGCCTCAGCTGGGGCTGTTCTACGTTCTGCTGGCGTACTTCGTGATTGTAGGTACGGGTAATGCGGTTAACCTGACCGATGGTCTTGATGGCCTGGCGATTATGCCGACCGTGTTTGTTGCGGCCGGTTTTGCGCTGGTGGCGTGGGCGAGCGGTAACATGAACTTCGCCAGCTACCTGCACATTCCCTATTTACGCCATGCCGGTGAACTGGTGATTGTCTGTACGGCGATTGTCGGCGCGGGGTTAGGCTTTCTGTGGTTTAACACCTATCCGGCACAGGTCTTTATGGGTGACGTCGGTTCACTGGCATTGGGCGGCGCGCTCGGGATTATCGCCGTGCTGCTGCGCCAGGAATTCCTGCTGGTGATTATGGGTGGGGTGTTCGTGGTGGAAACTCTGTCGGTCATCCTGCAGGTCGGTTCCTTTAAGCTGCGCGGACAGCGTATTTTCCGCATGGCGCCGATTCACCATCACTATGAACTGAAAGGCTGGCCGGAGCCGCGCGTTATTGTGCGCTTCTGGATTATTTCGCTGATGCTGGTGCTGATTGGCCTGGCAACGCTGAAGGTACGTTAA
- the murF gene encoding UDP-N-acetylmuramoyl-tripeptide--D-alanyl-D-alanine ligase produces MINVTLSQLAEILHGELQGADLTLDAVTTDTRKLTPGCLFVALKGERFDAHDFADKAKAGGAGALLVSRPLDISLPQLIVKDTRLAFGELAAWVRAQVPARVVALTGSSGKTSVKEMTAAILSQCGNTLYTAGNLNNDIGVPMTLLRLNHDYDYAVIELGANHQGEIAWTVGLTRPEAALVNNLAAAHLEGFGSLAGVAKAKGEIFTGLQENGIAIMNADNNDWLNWQSIIGDRTIWRFSPNAANSDFTATNIHVTMHGTTFSLQTPMGSIDVLLPLPGRHNIANALAASALSMAVGAPLEAIKAGLANLTAVPGRLFPIQLAENQLLLDDSYNANVGSMTAAVQVLSEMPGFRVLVVGDMAELGAESEACHVQVGEAAKAADIDCVLSTGKLSQAISNASGVGEHFADKSALVTRLKALVAEHQTMTVLVKGSRSAAMEEVVRALQENGTC; encoded by the coding sequence ATGATTAACGTAACGCTCAGCCAACTGGCTGAGATTCTGCACGGCGAGTTGCAAGGTGCCGATTTGACGCTGGACGCGGTAACGACCGATACGCGTAAACTGACGCCGGGCTGCCTGTTTGTGGCGCTGAAAGGCGAACGCTTCGACGCCCACGATTTTGCCGATAAAGCGAAAGCAGGTGGGGCGGGGGCGCTGCTGGTCAGCCGTCCGCTGGATATCTCCCTCCCACAACTGATTGTCAAAGACACGCGTCTGGCGTTTGGCGAACTGGCGGCGTGGGTACGCGCACAGGTTCCGGCTCGCGTGGTGGCGTTAACCGGTTCATCCGGTAAAACATCGGTTAAAGAGATGACTGCGGCCATTCTGAGCCAGTGCGGAAACACCTTATACACCGCCGGCAATCTTAATAACGACATCGGCGTGCCGATGACGCTGCTACGTCTGAATCATGATTATGACTATGCGGTGATTGAATTAGGCGCTAACCACCAGGGTGAAATTGCCTGGACCGTCGGCCTGACGCGTCCGGAAGCGGCACTGGTGAACAATCTCGCTGCGGCGCACCTGGAAGGGTTCGGCTCGCTGGCGGGCGTGGCGAAAGCCAAAGGCGAAATCTTTACCGGTCTGCAGGAAAACGGCATTGCCATCATGAATGCCGATAACAACGACTGGCTGAACTGGCAGAGCATCATTGGCGATCGCACTATCTGGCGTTTTTCGCCCAATGCCGCCAACAGTGATTTTACGGCAACCAATATCCACGTGACGATGCACGGCACGACGTTTTCTCTGCAAACGCCGATGGGCAGCATTGATGTGCTGCTGCCGTTACCCGGTCGCCACAACATCGCTAACGCGCTCGCTGCCAGCGCGCTGTCGATGGCGGTTGGTGCGCCGCTCGAGGCTATCAAAGCGGGTCTGGCTAATTTAACGGCCGTACCTGGCCGTTTGTTCCCTATCCAACTGGCAGAAAACCAACTGCTGCTTGATGACTCCTACAACGCCAATGTGGGGTCGATGACCGCCGCCGTACAGGTCCTTTCTGAAATGCCGGGCTTCCGTGTGTTGGTGGTTGGCGATATGGCGGAACTGGGAGCGGAAAGCGAAGCGTGCCATGTGCAGGTTGGTGAGGCGGCGAAAGCGGCAGATATCGATTGTGTATTGAGTACAGGGAAACTGAGCCAGGCCATCAGTAACGCCAGCGGCGTCGGCGAACATTTTGCTGACAAATCTGCGTTGGTGACGCGTCTTAAGGCGCTGGTTGCAGAGCATCAGACAATGACTGTTTTAGTGAAAGGTTCACGTAGTGCCGCCATGGAAGAGGTAGTACGCGCATTACAGGAGAATGGGACATGTTAG
- the rsmH gene encoding 16S rRNA (cytosine(1402)-N(4))-methyltransferase RsmH produces the protein MMENFKHTTVLLDEAVNGLNIRPDGIYIDGTFGRGGHSRLILSQLGDNGRLLAIDRDPQAIAVAETINDPRFSIIHGPFSALAEYVAERELTGKIDGILLDLGVSSPQLDDAERGFSFMRDGPLDMRMDPTRGQSAAEWLQTAEEADIAWVIKTFGEERFGKRIARAIVERNRIEPMTRTKELAEVIAAATPVKDKHKHPATRTFQAVRIWVNSELEEIEQALKSSLSVLAPGGRLSIISFHSLEDRIVKRFMREQSRGPQVPAGLPMTEDQLKKLGGRELRALGKLMPGEEEVAENPRARSSVLRIAERTNA, from the coding sequence ATGATGGAAAATTTTAAACATACAACGGTGCTGCTGGACGAGGCCGTAAACGGTCTGAACATTCGCCCTGACGGCATTTACATTGATGGGACATTTGGTCGCGGTGGTCACTCACGTCTGATCCTGTCGCAACTTGGCGACAACGGACGTTTACTGGCAATCGATCGCGATCCGCAGGCTATTGCCGTTGCCGAAACCATCAATGATCCTCGCTTCTCCATCATTCATGGACCTTTCTCTGCGCTGGCTGAGTATGTCGCCGAGCGTGAACTGACGGGCAAGATTGACGGAATACTTCTCGATCTTGGCGTCTCTTCTCCGCAACTCGATGATGCCGAGCGCGGCTTTTCCTTCATGCGTGACGGTCCGTTGGATATGCGAATGGACCCGACGCGCGGTCAGTCTGCTGCCGAATGGCTGCAAACCGCTGAAGAAGCGGACATCGCCTGGGTGATCAAAACCTTCGGCGAGGAGCGTTTTGGTAAACGCATTGCCCGCGCCATTGTTGAGCGTAACCGCATTGAACCGATGACGCGTACCAAAGAGCTTGCAGAGGTGATTGCGGCGGCGACGCCGGTGAAGGACAAACATAAACATCCCGCGACCCGTACCTTCCAGGCGGTGCGCATTTGGGTGAACAGTGAACTGGAGGAGATAGAGCAGGCGCTAAAAAGCTCGCTCAGCGTGCTGGCCCCGGGAGGGCGACTTTCCATCATCAGTTTCCACTCGCTGGAAGACCGTATTGTGAAGCGCTTTATGCGTGAGCAAAGTCGCGGTCCGCAAGTACCAGCAGGGTTGCCGATGACGGAAGATCAGCTCAAAAAGCTGGGTGGCCGCGAGTTGCGAGCGTTAGGCAAGTTGATGCCGGGCGAAGAAGAAGTGGCAGAGAATCCACGTGCCCGTAGTTCAGTTCTGCGTATTGCAGAGAGGACGAACGCATGA
- the murE gene encoding UDP-N-acetylmuramoyl-L-alanyl-D-glutamate--2,6-diaminopimelate ligase, translating to MADRNLRDLLAPWVPGAPERALREMTLDSRVAASGDLFVAVKGHQADGRRYIPQAIAQGVAAIIAEAKDEATDGEIREMHGVPVIYLSQLNERLSALAGRFYHEPSERMRLVGVTGTNGKTTTTQLLAQWSQLLGETSAVMGTVGNGLLGKVIPTENTTGSAVDVQHVLAGLVEQGATLGAMEVSSHGLVQHRVAALKFAASVFTNLSRDHLDYHGDMEHYEAAKWLLYSTHHCGQAIVNADDDAGRRWLAKLPDAVAVSMEDRINPNCHGRWLKAVEVNYHDSGATIRFASSWGEGEIESRLMGAFNVSNLLLALATLLALGYPLAELLKTASRLQPVCGRMEVFSAPGKPTVVVDYAHTPDALEKALEAARLHCAGKLWCVFGCGGDRDKGKRPLMGAIAEQFADVAVVTDDNPRTEEPRAIINDILAGMLDAGHAKVMEGRAEAVTNAIMQAKEDDVVLIAGKGHEDYQIVGSQRLDYSDRVTAARLLGVIA from the coding sequence GTGGCAGATCGTAATTTGCGCGACCTTCTTGCTCCATGGGTGCCGGGCGCACCGGAGCGAGCACTGCGGGAGATGACACTCGACAGCCGTGTGGCTGCATCGGGCGATCTCTTTGTGGCAGTAAAAGGTCATCAGGCGGACGGGCGTCGATATATCCCGCAGGCGATAGCGCAAGGTGTGGCTGCCATTATTGCAGAGGCAAAAGATGAGGCGACCGACGGTGAGATCCGTGAAATGCACGGCGTTCCGGTCATCTATCTTAGCCAGCTCAACGAGCGTTTATCTGCACTGGCTGGCCGCTTCTATCACGAACCCTCTGAAAGAATGCGTCTGGTGGGCGTGACCGGCACGAACGGTAAAACCACGACCACCCAACTGCTGGCGCAATGGAGCCAATTGCTCGGCGAAACCAGCGCAGTGATGGGTACGGTAGGTAATGGTCTGCTGGGCAAAGTGATCCCGACGGAAAATACCACCGGTTCAGCGGTGGATGTCCAGCATGTGCTGGCGGGACTGGTTGAGCAGGGCGCGACACTCGGCGCGATGGAAGTTTCTTCTCACGGCCTGGTGCAACACCGCGTCGCTGCGCTGAAATTTGCGGCGTCAGTCTTTACAAATTTAAGCCGCGACCACCTCGACTATCACGGTGACATGGAGCATTACGAAGCGGCGAAATGGCTGCTGTACTCCACGCATCACTGCGGTCAGGCGATTGTTAATGCTGATGATGACGCGGGTCGTCGCTGGCTGGCGAAACTGCCGGACGCGGTTGCCGTTTCGATGGAAGACCGTATTAATCCCAACTGCCATGGCCGTTGGTTGAAAGCCGTTGAGGTGAATTACCACGACAGCGGAGCGACCATTCGCTTTGCTTCCAGCTGGGGCGAAGGCGAGATTGAAAGCCGCCTGATGGGCGCGTTTAACGTCAGCAACCTTCTGCTGGCGCTGGCTACGCTGCTGGCGTTGGGTTATCCGTTGGCAGAACTGCTGAAAACAGCCTCCCGCCTGCAGCCCGTTTGCGGCCGCATGGAAGTCTTCAGTGCGCCGGGTAAACCGACCGTCGTTGTTGACTACGCCCATACGCCGGACGCGCTGGAAAAAGCGCTCGAAGCGGCACGCCTGCATTGCGCAGGCAAACTGTGGTGCGTCTTCGGTTGCGGCGGCGATCGCGATAAAGGCAAACGTCCGTTAATGGGCGCGATTGCTGAGCAATTTGCTGATGTGGCGGTGGTGACGGACGACAACCCGCGTACCGAAGAACCGCGCGCCATTATCAACGACATTCTTGCCGGAATGCTGGATGCCGGGCATGCGAAGGTGATGGAAGGCCGTGCCGAAGCCGTCACCAACGCCATTATGCAGGCGAAAGAAGACGACGTTGTACTGATCGCGGGTAAGGGTCATGAAGATTATCAGATCGTCGGCTCCCAGCGTCTCGACTATTCCGACCGTGTGACCGCCGCGCGCCTGCTGGGGGTTATCGCATGA
- the ilvN gene encoding acetolactate synthase small subunit, giving the protein MRRILSVLLENESGALSRVIGLFSQRGYNIESLTVAPTDDPTLSRMTIQTVGDEKVLEQIEKQLHKLVDVLRVSELGQGAHVEREIMLVKIQASGYGREEVKRNTEIFRGQIIDVTPSIYTVQLAGTSEKLDAFLATLREVAKIVEVARSGVVGLSRGDKIMR; this is encoded by the coding sequence ATGCGCCGGATATTATCTGTACTGCTGGAGAACGAGTCAGGGGCGTTGTCGCGCGTAATCGGCCTCTTTTCGCAGCGTGGCTACAATATAGAAAGCCTGACCGTCGCGCCGACTGACGATCCGACATTATCGCGTATGACCATCCAGACCGTCGGCGATGAAAAAGTCCTCGAACAAATCGAAAAACAATTGCACAAGCTGGTCGATGTGTTGCGGGTGAGCGAGCTTGGGCAAGGGGCGCATGTTGAACGTGAAATCATGCTGGTGAAGATCCAGGCCAGCGGCTACGGGCGCGAAGAGGTCAAGCGCAACACCGAGATCTTCCGTGGGCAGATCATCGACGTCACCCCGTCTATTTATACCGTCCAGTTGGCGGGAACCAGTGAAAAATTGGATGCTTTCCTGGCAACATTGCGCGAAGTAGCGAAGATTGTCGAAGTTGCGCGTTCAGGTGTAGTCGGTCTTTCGCGCGGCGATAAAATCATGCGCTAA
- the mraZ gene encoding division/cell wall cluster transcriptional repressor MraZ — MFRGATLVNLDSKGRLSVPTRYREQLLESATGQMVCTIDIHHPCLLLYPLPEWEIIEQKLSRLSSMNPVERRVQRLLLGHASECQMDSAGRLLIAPILRQHAALTKEVMLVGQFNKFELWDETTWYQRVKEDIDAEQSVTETLSERLQDLSL, encoded by the coding sequence ATGTTCCGGGGAGCAACGTTAGTCAATCTCGACAGTAAAGGGCGCTTATCTGTGCCCACCCGTTATCGGGAACAACTGCTCGAGAGCGCTACCGGTCAAATGGTGTGTACCATTGACATTCATCACCCGTGCCTGCTGCTGTACCCCCTGCCTGAATGGGAAATTATCGAGCAAAAATTATCGCGTCTGTCGAGCATGAATCCGGTTGAGCGCCGCGTGCAGCGCTTACTATTGGGACATGCCAGCGAATGTCAGATGGACAGTGCTGGTCGTCTATTGATCGCGCCGATTCTGCGGCAACATGCCGCACTGACGAAAGAAGTGATGCTGGTTGGACAGTTCAACAAATTTGAACTGTGGGATGAAACGACCTGGTATCAACGGGTCAAGGAAGATATCGACGCTGAGCAGTCTGTTACCGAAACCTTGTCGGAGCGACTGCAGGACTTGTCTCTATAA
- the cra gene encoding catabolite repressor/activator gives MKLDEIARLAGVSRTTASYVINGKAKQYRVSDKTVEKVMAVVREHNYHPNAVAAGLRAGRTRSIGLVIPDLENTSYTRIANYLERQARQRGYQLLIACSEDQPDNEMRCIEHLLQRQVDAIIVSTSLPPEHPFYQRWANDAFPIVALDRALDREHFTSVVGADQDDAEMLAGELRKFPGETVLYLGALPELSVSFLREQGFRTAWKDDPREVHFLYANSYERAAAAQLFEKWLETHPMPQALFTTSFALLQGVMDVTLRRDGKLPSELAIATFGDNELLDFLQCPVLAVAQRHRDVAERVLEIVLASLDEPRKPKPGLTRIKRNLYRRGVLSRS, from the coding sequence GTGAAACTGGATGAAATCGCTCGGCTAGCCGGTGTATCGCGAACAACTGCAAGCTACGTTATTAACGGAAAAGCAAAGCAGTATCGCGTGAGCGACAAGACCGTTGAAAAAGTCATGGCGGTGGTGCGCGAGCATAATTATCACCCCAATGCTGTGGCTGCCGGGCTGCGTGCGGGACGCACTCGCTCTATTGGTCTGGTCATTCCTGACCTTGAGAATACAAGTTATACCCGCATTGCAAACTATCTGGAACGTCAGGCGCGCCAGCGGGGCTATCAACTGCTGATCGCCTGTTCTGAAGATCAGCCGGATAACGAAATGCGCTGTATTGAACACCTTTTGCAGCGCCAGGTGGATGCGATTATTGTGTCGACCTCTTTGCCGCCGGAGCATCCTTTCTATCAGCGCTGGGCAAATGACGCGTTCCCGATTGTTGCGCTGGATCGTGCCCTCGATCGCGAACATTTTACCAGTGTTGTTGGCGCCGACCAGGACGATGCAGAAATGCTGGCTGGGGAGCTTCGCAAATTTCCTGGGGAAACGGTGCTCTATTTGGGCGCGCTGCCAGAACTGTCGGTGAGTTTCCTGCGTGAACAGGGATTCCGTACCGCGTGGAAAGATGATCCGCGTGAAGTGCATTTCTTGTATGCCAACAGCTATGAGCGGGCCGCCGCAGCGCAGTTGTTTGAAAAATGGCTGGAAACGCACCCGATGCCGCAGGCACTGTTTACTACCTCTTTTGCGCTGTTGCAGGGCGTGATGGATGTGACATTGCGTCGTGACGGAAAATTACCTTCCGAACTGGCTATCGCCACTTTTGGCGATAATGAACTGCTCGATTTTCTGCAATGTCCGGTGCTTGCAGTGGCGCAACGCCATCGTGATGTCGCCGAGCGTGTTCTTGAGATTGTTCTGGCGAGTCTGGATGAACCCCGTAAGCCAAAACCGGGTTTAACACGGATCAAACGTAATTTGTATCGCCGTGGCGTCCTTAGCCGTAGCTGA